The Borrelia duttonii Ly genomic sequence ATGATTAAAAATTTCATCCCATAAATCTGAACTTATAAATGACAGATTTGTCACTTCTGACTGGTTTAATTTATCCACTTTTTTTAAATTACGTGTACCACCAACCTCATCTTTTTGGTTAAAATCTTTATCCATTCTCTCCTCTAAAGACCAATATCTACAAGAAATCATATTCATTACACACAACAAATAAAATATCAAACCTAATATTTTCATATGCTTCTCCTTCCTTAAGATTGTATATCTTTAAATTCAATATTTAATAATACCAATACAATTTAATACTTATTATTATATAATATAATTATATTTATTCAAGAAGATGTTATAAATCACATCACAACTTTAAAACATTCTTATCAAATGAATCAAAATCACTCCAAGTTAATAACACTAAGACAAATAAAAACTCAAATATTAACCAACATGTAAACAAAAAATAGTCTCTCTCATGTAAAAATACTTAAAAATTACTTATTATTATAAAATTTCAAATGTTATTAAATAAGTTTGATAATTAAAGACAATACCTGTAGTAAAGAATAAATCACATTTATTTAATCAAACATTTAATTATGGTTAATGGTCCACTTTTTAGGTCCTCAAAATCTCTAATAAGTCTAGTATTTGATAGACCTATCGTTAATTCACCGTCAGGAAATTTTAAAAAAACATTCACAATACTATTATTAAAAACCTTTAACATAGTCTCTCTATCAGCTCCTTCAGCTACCAATTTAATTAATATGGCTTCAAGATCCTGATCCAAACTTGCTTTTTTCTTTATAAAATCAACTAAATAATAATAAATTAAAGCAAGTTCTTTATCTGTCTTAGTAGTCTTAAGTCGCTCTAAAGTTTCATCATTAAAATCATCATTAACAAGCCTTTTTAAAACTTTTGAATTTTCGTCTAAATAAGATAAAAAAATAGAAAAACGCGATGCATCTCCCAAAATACTACTATAAGTCGGTAATATTAATGTATGAAACATATATTCCAAACCATAAATAGCTTTAACATTATAGTTTAAGCTTTCAAAAATAAAATTTGCATCACTATAAACTGGAAATATCTTTGATAAGGGAAACTTAAACTCAGGCTTAGACTCACCCTCTTTTAATTTAAATGTCCTACCATTAAGTTTATCTCTATACTCTTTGACTAACCTATGAATCTTATAAAAAGTCACATAACGAGGATCAATGACTACAAGCCTTATAAATGATAAATTAGAACACACATCTTTATCATCTGCATCATTCACATTTTCACTTGACTTATCAACATTCTTTTCACTACAAGATAAGATGAACAATATACATAATATAATATTAATTCTTCTCATAAATATTCCCTTTTTCATATATAAATATATAAACATATATACACAAATTTCAACAATAATATTCAAAAAATATAATTATATTTGCATAAACAATCATATTCTCCTTGCATTTATATACATATCTACCTTGGGCAAATCCTTTACGATTTCAATAACTAATTCTTGAATAGTTTTTGCAAAATCAGAACTATCAGCAATTTTCTTCTGAATCCCTCCATCTCTAATAATCTTACCAAGTTCCGCCTCCATTAACCTTCTGTAACGTTTTAAGTTTGCCGCACTATTTATAACATTTTTAAAATCCGATATCAATTCATCTCTTAATTGCATAAACAATAATAATAAATTGGTGATACTCGAAACATTTTCCACTGTAATCTCATTACTCATCTTAATTTTTTCTAATACTTCATCACTAAAGAGATTAACAACAAAATTAATATGATATGCAAGTTGCTCTAAATTAAATAATAAAAGAGATGCAATTCTTACATCCACCTTATCTATATTTCTCTCTGAAAGCGGTATATCAATAAAAGTTAATCCCACATTTAATGTATTGAGTATCTCTCTTAATGCATTAATGCAATCAAGATCATATCCTAAAACCATATAAATATTGCGACTCTTATTAACTCCATCACAATAAGTATCAAATTCCAAATTTCCCTTTTGAAGAGCTGACATCTTACCATAACATGACAACTCTTTAACAATATCCTTGCTATATTGATTAATAACAGAAATAGAACTCTTACTCAAACCACTATTTCTATATTCATAATCAATCAACAATTTAAAAAAAGAAACTAAAGATTCTAAATCATTATAAGCTCTACTTACTGAACTTCTAAAAAATGGAATCAATTCAAATGTTGAAAATGCGAATTTATCATTATTAATCTTCTCTCCATCATTCAAAACAGCATCAGATCTGCATCCTAACACAAAATTTAACACACATAAGACAATAAAAAACCTTATCATAAATTTCTCCCCTAATATTATCAATATTTTAACAAATAGTAATATACTCTATAACGATATGTCAAATTACTATATATATAAATATATAGATTAGAAATACCTAAATTTATAACATCAAACCAATTATAAAAGATCAACCAACTCTATAATATCAAATAAAATATAATGGATATTGCGCATTTCCTTATTAAAATTTGAATCTGAACTAGCTATAACTTTCTGTAGTTCATTTAATATATCATCCTCATTGGTCTTTGATGCAACAACAACAATAACATCTCTAAACTTAGACATTAAATCTTTAACAGCATCTATAAATTGAACTAAATACTTAGTAATTTTTTCAAGATCATCTTCATCTCTAAATTTAAGCATTTCTAATTTAGCTTTATTTAAAACATCTTCAAAGAAAATTTGAATTGAATGAGCAACGTACATTAAACCATTTAGCAAATTAGTAACAATTCTTGTATCTCTATCTCCCATATTCTTAAAATTCAACATTTGAAATACTCTACCCAAACTAAGAATAATCTCAATATCATATCTTAATGCTTCATAAACCTCATCCAAATCTGAAGGATAATAAATGTCATTTAAAATCCCTTTAAAATTAATACTTATCCTCTCTTCTTTGGAAAAAAATGCAACTCGCTTACTTTCAAGCTCTTGCTTAAATTTCATCAATAAGTTACTCAAAATACCAAAAGAAGATTTCATTTCATCCATATATTACTCCTTTTATAACACTATTTACCAATATAAATACACACTATTTACAGTATACATACATAAACATCAATTAATTAAGATGAATTAATAAATAACTATTATTTAAAATTTTTTAATTTCATATTCAAAACAAAAAAACACAATATTATTTAATAATTTACTACTTTTACAAAAAATCAACTAACTCTATAATATCAAATAAAAGATAATGAATATTACGAACACCTTTATTAAATTTTGAATCTAACTTAGCAACCACTCTACTCAACTCTTTTAATATGCTATCTTCATTAATTTTTGATGCAACAGATACAATGATAGCCTTAACTTGCAACATCAAATCTTTTATTATTTCTATAAACTGTTCTAGATAAATAACAATTTTTTTAATATCCTCATTATCTCTTAACTGGAGCAAATCCAATTTTGTTTGATTAAAAATATCTTTAAAGAGAGTCTGAATTGAATGTGCGACCCGCATTAAACCATTTAATAAATTCATCACAAGTCTTGTGTCTCTATCATAAACATGCTTAAAATTCAATTTACTAAAAATCAAACCTAATCTACCAATAATTTCAACATCATATCCTAACATAGTATAAATTTTATCTCTATCTGATTGATAATAAATAATATCATCTAATACCCCCTTAAAATTAATATCCAATTGAGACTGTTTAGAAATAAATGCATAACGCTCATTTTCAAGTTCTTCTCTAAAACCAATCAATATTTCTTTAAGCTCATCAAAATTTTGCTCCCTTAAATCCATATATTTATACTCCTTTGTGCAAGCTATCTATTATTAGAACGCATACATTATACTACCAATCACATTATAAAAACAATATAATATAATAACAATATCACTAATTTATTGAAAAAAATTTTACTCTTTAGCTTATATTAAACATAAAATGAAATTGACTTTAAAAAATGAAATTTTTCAAATTAAAATTATGATTTAAATATTTCATTCAGTTTATCTTCAATTTTAAACACATTATCTACAATGCCAATCAAAATTCTATTTGACAAAATACCATCATCAATTAAACTCTCTAAATAATTTATCATCATCAATTTATCACCTCTTCTTGCAGCTGCCTCATTAACAAAATGCTTAATATCTGAGATTAACTCTTCCCTTGCCTTCATAAAGTAATCTAAATGAAACATAATATTATCAATAAAAGTCACTAAACCTTCTTCAAACTTAAAATAGTCTTTAATTTTAGCCAGATTCTCATTGTTTAAATGCCTATTTAATAATATAATTCCGTATTTTGTAACATTTTCCAATTCTTTTAAAAACCTAATAGCAACATTAACATCATTATCATTTAAATTACCAACATCCTTATTAAAACGTAAATCTAATGTGGATAATATATCTATAAGTCTTTTAACAACTCCCAAATCATCTCCCAATGTAGCAATAATAACACGTTTGGTAGTATCTTCATTAAAGTACAACAATTTATCTGAATAAGCTTATTTATCACCAGTAAAAAAAGAAATTTTTGAATCAATAAAATTGAGAAGAGTATCAGATCTCGATAAAAATGTTATTTTACAATCCTCAACCTTATTTTTAAAAGCCTTATAAACTTTTCTTGCGTCTGGATCTAAGAATCCCGAATATTCTGATACACAAGATATGAATATCATTAAAAGCAAAAATACAATATTCACCCTTAAAAATACCATAATAACTCTCTTCATATATTCCCCTTTTTACAATAAAGCAACACTTACATAAAAGTTAAATAAGATAATACTACTACAACTAATATATTTAACTCAAGTAAAAATTAAATCATAATAACAAAACCACAATTCCTATACAAGATGCTGCATTTAAAGTAAATACTCCATAACTTTTTCTTAGAATACTGAAATTATTAAAATATTACGGATTAGTTTGCACATTAACCAAATTTCCAATTGATTGTGAAATAAACATTATTTTTGCAATCAATCTCCTAATATCCCCATTTTGCTCAATAATTTTTCTCAGTACAGCTTCCATTTCCAATTTATCTGTTTTTGATTCTGCTAATACAATATATCTACCCAATTTCAATGTTAAATTTCTCCTCAGATGCATTAACGTATCAATAAGAACATTAATAGAAGCAATATCATCTGCTGTTATTAAACTACTAGTCTTAATATTACCTAAATTAAACAAATTTAAATGATTATTTATCACAACTTCTCTAACATAATAAGTAACATTATATAAAACATCCAATAATCCAGAAGCAATTCCCTTATCTAGTCGACTTAAATAAGATGGAACATTTGGATCTACCTTATTTATCAATGTTTCTAATTTTCTAATAACATCAACATCATACCCCAAAGATGAATAAACGATATCCTTTTTATCATCACCATCAAATTTAGCAAATCGTTCAAAAAAAGGCATACTAAATTGATGCTTACCACTAGCAAAACGTAAACTTCTATCTAAAAACTCATTCTTAAACTCTCTAACTTTATTTTCAAGTTCATCATAAGCTTGTTCTCTGGTTTTATGAGAATCTGGCACTTCCGACAACAAATTTTCATCATCCAAAGTCTCATCGCTATTATCTTGCACAGTTGATCGCTCATACTTTGAAATTTTATCTTCTATAGATGAATCTTTTATCTCACCTGGATTTAGGGGACGTATTCCTGAACGTTCTAATTCTCTTTGAAATTCTGAATGATACTTAACTCCTGAATCCCAACCAAACATTATGAACAAAATCAATAATAAACATAATACACATACCAATGTCATGCTAAAATTTTTCATACATTCTCCTCTAAAAAATTAAAAATAAATTTATTACACAAGCTTTATTTTGTACTCCATGCATGCAAATCAATATTTACCCATCATATATTTAAATATGATTACTTAAAAATATTTATTTTTAAGTAATATTTTAAATGCAAAAATATTAATACAATTTCTAAACTAAATAAAGAACAACCAAAAGAAAAATAAAAAACTTCTATCTACTATTAAAATAAATTTCTCCATTCTTTATTTGCAAATCGTCAATTTTTTATCTAAACATTTTTTAATAACCCAACAACCATTACCACAAAAAACTTTATAACATTTTCTATCATGTAAAAGAGAAATCAAAAATCAAGTTGAATTAATTAATAAGGTTTATATTTAAGAAATTATTTAATATTGCTAAATATTCATCAAGTTATAAAAAATTTTGAATAATATTTCGATATATGACTAACTATTTACTAACAAAAGTATTTTATTTAAAAATTAAGTCACCTAAATTTATAACTTGCCTCTTAAGCAAAAACAAACATCCCCACATGCTATTTTGCTTTTAAAAACCATCTAATTGAATCAAAACCAATTATTGTTTCTTATTGACCACTTGTAACTAAATGATTACAAATCATTCATCAATACGATCAATCAAATAACAAAGGCATTAAAATATGACTTTTTAAATATACCTCCTTGTATAAAAAATTAATGTTTATTTCTATTAACAATAATTATACTAATAAATAATGCTTATATACAAATAATAAAATTAATTTAAGAAAATTATAATTTAATAAACAAACATCTATCTCAAAACAAAACCAAAATAAACAATACATATATAAAAAATGCAACCACAATAACATAAGTTAAAGTAAGCTGCATTGTAAAACACAAAAGAGAATATAGATTATTTATACTAAACAACAAACTAAGATTATATTTATAATAATTGTATTTTTAATTTTCTATGCTATCTCCTTTCCTAAAACCACAAGAGCAATTATACATGCAAAACTACAACACTCAAAAACAGTTAAATATAAAATACAAATGAGAAATAAAGACTTAACAAGTCTCTATTTCTATCTATTTCAATTAATACTTAAAGGGCCTTTAACAAACTTCTAAGATTTTGTACACGATCTTGCATGCCTTCAAAAACACTCAAAAGTACATTATCATTCCCAACAAGTTTATTAAATGTATTTAAAACATATTCTTTATCTACAGACTTAGCTTTAAGACTATCCATATTTTCTACAAGATCATTAATAATAAATTCAAATGAATTTAAAAGCAGTTTTCTTATTTTCATAATACTCATTAAACGCTTATAAATAACAAAAACTAATTCTCGGTCTGTAGAATTCTTAAGTCTGTCTAAGCAAGCTCCATTAAAATCTTCATAAATCAATTGCAAAGTCAGATCTGATACTTTCTCTAAAAGCAATACAAAGTTGTTTGCAAGCATTGCTTCATTCGAACTAGAATCATCTAAATTTAACATCTTTAATATATCTATCAAGGAATATAAAAGTTTACGTTTATATTGCAAGGAAGCAATAACATTATCACGTGTAGCTATACTATCTTTTAACAAAGACATTTTATGAAAAGGAAACTTAAAAACATCTATATTTTTAACTAGCCTCTTCAAATTTAATTTACGATTTCTATCATCCATTTTATAATTTTCTAATATCAATAATATATCTGATATTCCAGAAAAACCTTTCTTAGACCCTGCACCATGAACAGATCCAAACAATTCATTCAAAGGAAAACCGCTCTTGCAATCAGAACTATATCTCCCTCCTCCTTCTGCAAGACCAGTCTTACCTGAATGATTACAAGATATCAAACCGACAGCAACAACAATATTAAAAATATTAAATCCCATTTTTTGCACGCTATATCTCCTTTATTTAAAATAATTAAAAAAATCAATATTCTATTAACCAACCTTTTGAAATTTCAAGAATTATTGAAATTCGACAATTAGAAATTATAACACAACTATTATATTAATCAATATAATTATATAAATATGATTAAATTAATATTTAAAATTAAATATTATTAATATCAAAACTCAATTTAAGCAAATTGACTAGATAATATTTCAATTTGCTTAGATATATTACTGATCAGATTAACTGATCGTTTAATATCTCTATTTTCATCAAAAATATCACTAAGTCTACTTAGTATATCTGGATCATTATTTATTTCTGATTGAATCTTTTTCATCGCTTTCATAATCTTTAAAATCACATCCTTTCTCATCCTCATCATATTATCTAAGAGTAATTCAATCTTAGAAACAATATTTATCCCCTTTTTGCTCCTTCCAAGTCTTACAAAAAATGCTTTATTTAAATACTCATTTAATATTACTTTAACTGAATCTGTAGCATCCCTTAAGAGCGCCAACAAATAAATAGCAACAGCAGTATCCTCATTCTCAGCAGGAGGATCTTCTAATAGCAATTTACCAAATAACATTTCTAATATCTTAATAGTATCAAAATCATACCCAAGGCTTGCATAAATACTATCTTGTACATCTCCATTTTCACTATCAAAAGCTGCAGATACTTTAAAAAAAGGAATATTAAATTGATAAGCAGCCTTTTGAAACTTAATCTCTTTATCAGATAACGACATTTTATACTTAGCCACTTTTTCTGACAACTGACTATAGAGAGGCTCTCTCAAGACAACTTCAAACTTTGTTAAAGTCTCAACTTGTCCAAAATCCCCCGAATAGCAAGAAAGTATGCTAAAAAGCACACACAAAATAAAAACTATTCTCATAAATATTCTCCTTTCCCAAAATTCAAGTTATATGCATCAAACAAACAAAGAAATATTTAATAAAATACACATTACCCAATTCAAAACTGTATTTACACATACACTTATACCTTTTAATAACAATTAAAGGACCATAAAGGTCCTTTAATCTATAAATTTTTTACGACATCGTTAATATATGTTCCATTATTTAAAGAACGTTCAACTTCATTTTTATCAACAAAATTTTTCTCATTAATCTTATTCAATTGATCTAAAATTTCATCATTATTGCCATTTAAATCAATCTCTAATATAACCTTATTGTTAGCAAACATTAGTTTTTCTTTTGAATCTAAAAATTCCCTTAAAGAAGAAGTAAATTTCTCAACATCCTCTATTTTTGCAAGTTTATCTAAATTCTCATCACTAAAATTTTGCTTTACAAAATCACTCAAAAATCTTGCATCTGAATTTAGGTTATCTAATAACAAATAAACAGATAGTAAATACTTTTTATCATCACCCTTATCATCTTTATCAGCATCTTTATCATTATTCTGAACAACATCTTCCTTAGGAACAACTTTTGCATCAAACTTCTTTACAATAGCATCTATATGTTTTAAAACATCAACATTATAACCCACTGCCTCATAAACATAATCTTCATTAAACTCATTTTCTATCTCTAAACCTTCAACTACTTTATTACAAAAATCAAATTTATGCCCAGATTTTTCAAAATTATCTTTTGCATCCTTAACTTTATCTTTATATTCTTGTAATAAAACCTTAAAATCACTTAAATTTTTACCATCCTCAACAAAACTAGCATCTTGAGGAATTAAAGTTTTCAAAGAAGCCTGTAGCTGACTTAAATCAACTTTAGAATCTAAATTACAAGACGTAACACCAAACAACAACACATAAAATATAAAATTACTTTTTCTCATATAATTTCTCACCTTTTAAAAATTTCTCAAAATCCCTGAATCTCAAATAAGAATCATTATATTTTGATAATATATTTTATACAATAAAAATTACATTTTTGCAATATCTCTAAACAAAAAACTTGAAAAAAATTAGAATGTAAATTTTGGAAAAAATATGCCTAAAAAAATACCTAAAAGATACAAATTTTAGTATGCTTCTTCTAGGCATATATAAACTAAAGGAGAACAACAAAGTAAAGGACAAAGTACTTCAATCAAACACTAATGTGCTTGAAAGGACTTTATAAAACATCAAAGAGTTAGATTTTCTTAATAATCAAATTAAAATCATCTAACTGCCCTTGAAATTCTTCTAGCCATTTCTTTTATAAAGCGAATATTTGCATTAATATTTCCATCACCAAGAATATCCCTTATCTGTATCACAATCACTTGCTTTATACCAGCTGGATCTATTGCCAATATTCGTTCCTTAATCTTAAATACAAGTTCTCTCTCCTTAGTTATTGAATCTCGTAAAGCAACGGTAATTACAGAAATAGAACTTGCACTCCTAGTGGTGCTAATTCTACTTAAATGTTCATCTCGCAGATGTACATTAATAATTTCATCAATTGGCTCTGCAATCTCTTTTAAAAGATATAATAAATCATAAATAAGTTTGTATCTGCATCCATCATATCAGAAGTGATATCAAACTTTTCACAAATCTTGACCAATCTTTCTAGAGATGCAACATCATACTCAAAAGCAGCATAAACATTATTGCGAGAATCCGGAAGAGAAAAAACTGGAATAAATTTCTCAAAAGGAATATTAAATTCATAACCTAATTTTTGAAAATCATCAAATAAACTAATAACTCTTTTTTTATATGTTAGTACAGTGTCTCTCAAAATTGCATAAGCCCTATCCCTTGACTCCATCTCTTTAATAAACACCATTGGATCACAAGCTAAGATAACAAAAATAAGGGACATAACACACATACTAAACATTAAAGCCATTCTTTTCAAAAAAATCCCCCTTCCCCAAGATCAATTAAAATACAAACATTAATATTACTTAAAATATTATTCAATATTAATATCTATTATTATATAATAAAATTATATTGATAAATCAATTTAATTTAAAAATATTATTAAAAAATAAAATATAATGCTATTATTTTTTAACATATTAATAAAACTTCAAAAAAGCAATATTTTAAAGAAATTTTTAATAACGAAAAAATAAAAAAATTACCAAACAAATTGAAAAAAATAAAATAAATTAAAAAATTTTAAAAAAAAATAAACAATTGTTTATATAAATTTATATAAACAATCAATTATAATCATCAAAATATTCACATAAAATCATCATCATGCAAAGGCTCAACACGCATAGGCTTTATATAACCATTACCTTTAGTAGAGAAAAAATCATGAGTTTTAGTATCAGTTCTAAGACCATTTAAAACTAAAGGATTAACATCAGTATCTTTAATATTAAATTTAGTATCAAAACCCAAATTCATCAATGCTTTATCAGCATTATACCTCACAAAAACATCAACAGCAGATTCAAGCCCCACACAAGAATAAAGCTCTTTAGTATATTCTCTCTCAAGAGAATAAAGTTTTTCTAAAATTAATAACATTTCTTTATATGCAAGCTCTTGTTCTTTCATTGTCATTTTATCAAATTCTTCTTGAGCCAAAAGACCCACAAATACACCATGAACAGATTCATCACGCAATATTAAATTAATAATCTCACCACTATTAACCATCTTACCTTGTCCTGCAAGATACAATGGATAAAAAAAGCCTGAATAAAATAAAAATGTCTCAAGAAATACGGAAGTACACAATGCTTGATATAAACTCATTCTATCGTGTATGTTATTATATTTACCCAAAATCAATTCTAACTTTTCTTGATAATTTCTATAAGTTTTAACCCAATCAAATATATAATCTATGCGATCGATATTAGAAAGACTTGAGAAAATGCTACTATAGCTCTTAGCATGCATATGCTCCATAGCACCCATAAATCCAAGAATTGGCTTATAATCTAGATTATCTATAGCTAAAGCTATACGTGGCATACCAACAGAACCTTGTTCTGTGTCTAATAATGTAAGTCCACCTAAAACCTTCTCATAAACATCTCTCTCATCAACAGACAATGTATTCCAAACCAACTTATCATCAGAAATTGGAATCTCCTCATCTACCCAAAATTGTCTTATATTTTGATCCCAAAACATCTTAGTATAGCCATTATTAAGCCTATTCCAATTGATGGCTTCTCTATTTTTTCTCATTAATAATACTCCTCAACTTAAAGTACACTTAAAAAGTTAAACATCTATATTGCACAAAGAATACACTCATCTACTGAGAGATTTTTATTACGTGTATAATACAAGCTTTTAAGCCCCTTATTCTTTGCATAAATATAAAGTTTTACAAGTTCTCTAGTACTAGTTTCATTTGTAACATAAAGCAAAGTACTAATTCCTTGATCAACATGTCTTTGTGCTTCACTTACAAGATCAATCAATTTTCTCATATCCATATAATATGCAGACTTAAAGAAAATAGCATTTTCTCTGCTAAGATATGGCATTGGATAATAAGTTGTAGAATTTCCATAAACTCTAGCCTCAACAGGCTCAACAATAGGCATAAGAGATGTTGTCGCATTCTGAATATAAGATATACTCTGAGTTGGAGCTACAGCTAGTCTATAAGCATGGTAAAGTCCATATCGTTGAATATCTCCTTTCAGATTGTTCCAATCACTCTTAGAAGGAATTTGAAGACAGCTAAATATTTCCCTTACAACTTCACTTCTTGGAGAGAAATCTTCATTAAGATACATATTAAAATAATTACCATTATAATATTCACTCTGCTTAAAATCTTTAAAAACAGAATTTCTCTCTTTTGCTATATTCATGCTGCTCTTTAGAGAATAAAAATTTAACAACATAAAAAATGTGCGAACAAAATCCAAAGCCTCATCACTCTCATAAGGAATTTTATTTTTAATTAAAAAACCATGCAAATTCATAACACCAAGACCAACAGCACGATAATCATCATTAGCTTTACGTACACTTGGAGCATTATTAATACAAGACTTGTCAACAACAGATGTCAAAGCTCTCATAGCCAAGTCAACAGTAAATTCAAAATCACTATTAATGACATTAACAATATTTAATGAACCCAAAATACAACTAACATCATATCCAATAACATCGCCCTCACCATAATTGCCAATAACAGAAGGTGTTTGAATCTGAAAAATTTCTGTACAAAGATTAGACATCTTAACACGTCCAACTTCTTTTAATGGATGATTTAAATTACATGAAGTTTGATACATAATATAAGGGTATCCTGATTCAAACTGAAGCTTTGCAATACGAACAAGCATATCTCTAGCCGATATTTCTTTTTTTATAATACGAGGATTACTTGCAAGTAAATCATAATCTTTATCAAAATCAATATCATTCATCATAAGCCCAGTCTCTTTATAAACTGAATATGGGGCTAATGCATAATAATTTTTATCTTGCTTTGCAAGTTCAAAAAATTTATCTGGAATTATTACTCCCAATGACAATGTCTGAACACGACTCTTCTCATCAGCATTAATCTTTTTTGTATCCAAAAAATCTTCTATATCATAATGAAAAATATTTAAATATACAGCACCAGCACCCTTTCTCTGCCCCATCTGATCTGCATAATTAAACCCATCTTCTAAAAGCTTCATAACGGGAATAACACCTTTTGCAACATTACAAATTCCCCGTATCTCT encodes the following:
- the nrdF gene encoding class 1b ribonucleoside-diphosphate reductase subunit beta, whose protein sequence is MRKNREAINWNRLNNGYTKMFWDQNIRQFWVDEEIPISDDKLVWNTLSVDERDVYEKVLGGLTLLDTEQGSVGMPRIALAIDNLDYKPILGFMGAMEHMHAKSYSSIFSSLSNIDRIDYIFDWVKTYRNYQEKLELILGKYNNIHDRMSLYQALCTSVFLETFLFYSGFFYPLYLAGQGKMVNSGEIINLILRDESVHGVFVGLLAQEEFDKMTMKEQELAYKEMLLILEKLYSLEREYTKELYSCVGLESAVDVFVRYNADKALMNLGFDTKFNIKDTDVNPLVLNGLRTDTKTHDFFSTKGNGYIKPMRVEPLHDDDFM
- the nrdE gene encoding class 1b ribonucleoside-diphosphate reductase subunit alpha, producing MRHLELNNEMMVLRDGFYRLEKDLEALSVFLEEIKSKSLKFENPNERMHYLIDNNLYEDFYQKYSEDQILEIYKAVEGEEFKFKSYMSASKFYKDYALKVKDTYFESYEDRIIAVSLFLADGCFDFALRLALDMIKQRYQPATPTFLNAGKYVRGELVSCFLLEVGDSLNSITFNISSAMQLSKIGGGVALNLSNIRARGEEIRGICNVAKGVIPVMKLLEDGFNYADQMGQRKGAGAVYLNIFHYDIEDFLDTKKINADEKSRVQTLSLGVIIPDKFFELAKQDKNYYALAPYSVYKETGLMMNDIDFDKDYDLLASNPRIIKKEISARDMLVRIAKLQFESGYPYIMYQTSCNLNHPLKEVGRVKMSNLCTEIFQIQTPSVIGNYGEGDVIGYDVSCILGSLNIVNVINSDFEFTVDLAMRALTSVVDKSCINNAPSVRKANDDYRAVGLGVMNLHGFLIKNKIPYESDEALDFVRTFFMLLNFYSLKSSMNIAKERNSVFKDFKQSEYYNGNYFNMYLNEDFSPRSEVVREIFSCLQIPSKSDWNNLKGDIQRYGLYHAYRLAVAPTQSISYIQNATTSLMPIVEPVEARVYGNSTTYYPMPYLSRENAIFFKSAYYMDMRKLIDLVSEAQRHVDQGISTLLYVTNETSTRELVKLYIYAKNKGLKSLYYTRNKNLSVDECILCAI